Below is a window of Streptomyces genisteinicus DNA.
GAAGGCCGTCGACAAGAAGCAGATCCGCCGCTTCACCGGCAACGACTACACCTCCGACCTCGACAAGGGCGACATCGCCGCCTGCGTCGCCTGGGCCGGCGACCTGATCCAGCTCCAGGCCGGCAACCCGGACATCCGCTTCTCGGTCCCGGCGGCCGGCTACATGACCGCCACCGACAACCTGCTCGTCCCGGCTCAGGCACGGCACCGGAAGAACGCCACCCGGCTCATCGACTACTACTACGAACTCCCGGTCGCGGCCCAGCTCGCCGCCTACATCAACTACGTGACACCGGTGGCCGGCGTCGCCCCCGAGCTCGCGAAGATCGACCCGGAGCTCGCGAAGAACCCGCTGATCATCCCGGACGAGGCCATGGCGGCCAAGTCCCACTCCTTCCGCTCGCTCAGCAGCGAGGAGGAGACGGCGTATGAGGAGAAGTTCGCCAAGCTCATCGGCGCCTGACCGCCACCGACCCCACACCACCTGGGACGCGACCCATGACTGACAACACAGCGGGCGGGGACGTCCGCCTCGCCGGGATCAGCAAGACCTACGGCTCCTTCACCGCGGTCCACCACCTGGACCTCACCGTCCCCCAGGGCTCGTTCTTCGCCCTGCTCGGCGCCTCCGGCTGCGGCAAGACCACCACCCTGCGCATGATCGCCGGCCTGGAGGACCCCAGCACCGGCACCGTCTCGCTCGGCGAACGGGACGTCACCCATCTGCCGCCCCACAAACGGCCGGTCAACACCGTCTTCCAGAGCTACGCCCTCTTCCCGCACCTGAGCATCCACGAGAACGTCGCCTTCGGCCTGCGCCGCCGCGGCGTCTCCTCGGTGAAGAAGCAGGTCGGGGAGATGCTCGACCTGGTCCAGCTCGGCGACTTCGCCCAGCGCAGGCCGCACCAGCTCTCCGGCGGCCAGCAGCAGCGCGTCGCCGTCGCCCGCGCCCTCATCAACCACCCGCAGGTGCTCCTCCTCGACGAGCCCCTCGGCGCCCTCGACCTCAAGCTGCGCCGCCAGATGCAGCTGGAGCTCAAGCGCATCCAGACCGAGGTCGGCATCACCTTCGTCCACGTCACCCACGACCAGGAGGAGGCCATGACCATGGCCGACACGGTCGCGGTCATGAACGGCGGCCGGGTCGAGCAGCTCGGCGCCCCGGCGGAGCTCTACGAGAACCCGCGGACCACCTTCGTCGCCAACTTCCTCGGCACCTCCAACCTGATCGAGGCCGAGGTCGCGTCGGCGGCCGGCGACGAGGTCGTCGCCACCGCGGGCGGCACCGCGCTGCGGCTGCCGCGCCGCCGCTGTCCCGACGGCACGCGCACCGGCGGCCGCCTGCTGGTGGGCGTGAGGCCGGAGAAGATCTCGCTCC
It encodes the following:
- a CDS encoding ABC transporter ATP-binding protein; this translates as MTDNTAGGDVRLAGISKTYGSFTAVHHLDLTVPQGSFFALLGASGCGKTTTLRMIAGLEDPSTGTVSLGERDVTHLPPHKRPVNTVFQSYALFPHLSIHENVAFGLRRRGVSSVKKQVGEMLDLVQLGDFAQRRPHQLSGGQQQRVAVARALINHPQVLLLDEPLGALDLKLRRQMQLELKRIQTEVGITFVHVTHDQEEAMTMADTVAVMNGGRVEQLGAPAELYENPRTTFVANFLGTSNLIEAEVASAAGDEVVATAGGTALRLPRRRCPDGTRTGGRLLVGVRPEKISLLPAGEAGTVAPGRNTVTGRVTDSSFIGVSTQYVVESPAGKAVEVYAQNTGQRTGLGPGAEVILHWDPEHTFGLDAAQDIAAGTESAEETP